In Chloroflexota bacterium, a single window of DNA contains:
- a CDS encoding hydrogenase iron-sulfur subunit, with amino-acid sequence MEGFEPVIVGFCCNWCSYAGADLAGISRIQYPPNLRMIRVMCSGAVDPALIMEALRRGADGVFIGGCHPGDCHYMAGNYKTLRKITLLKGLLPQLGIEPQRVRLEWVSAAEGQRFAQVVTDFIGEIKKLGPNPWKGKNNEQAESGHRSGIDMLRV; translated from the coding sequence ATGGAAGGCTTTGAACCGGTCATTGTGGGGTTTTGCTGTAACTGGTGTTCTTATGCTGGTGCCGATCTCGCTGGGATAAGCCGAATCCAATACCCCCCAAATCTAAGGATGATCAGGGTGATGTGTTCAGGTGCGGTTGACCCAGCGCTTATAATGGAAGCCCTGCGCCGCGGTGCTGATGGGGTATTCATTGGGGGTTGCCATCCCGGGGATTGTCACTACATGGCCGGGAATTACAAGACGCTAAGAAAGATCACCCTTTTGAAGGGTCTTCTGCCCCAGCTTGGGATCGAGCCGCAAAGGGTGAGGCTGGAGTGGGTCTCCGCGGCTGAGGGGCAACGATTTGCTCAAGTAGTCACCGATTTTATCGGAGAAATAAAAAAACTAGGACCGAATCCATGGAAGGGGAAGAACAATGAACAAGCTGAAAGTGGCCATCGCTCTGGGATCGACATGCTCCGGGTGTGA